A DNA window from Daucus carota subsp. sativus chromosome 3, DH1 v3.0, whole genome shotgun sequence contains the following coding sequences:
- the LOC108213332 gene encoding transcription factor PRE5: MSSRRSRQGANQSRISDDQIIELVSKLKQLLPEIRSSRSNKVSAPKVLQETCNYIMDLHKEVDDLSERLSQLLSTIDTDSPEASIIRSLIM; this comes from the exons ATGTCTAGCAGGAGATCGAGGCAGGGAGCGAATCAGTCGAGAATCAGTGATGACCAAATCATTGAACTCGTTTCCAAGTTGAAACAACTCCTTCCTGAGATCCGCAGCAGCCGGTCTAATAAG GTATCAGCGCCAAAGGTTCTGCAGGAGACCTGCAACTACATAATGGACTTGCACAAAGAGGTGGATGACTTGAGCGAGCGGCTTTCACAGCTATTGAGCACCATAGATACCGACAGCCCGGAAGCTTCCATCATCAGGAGCTTAATTATGTAA
- the LOC108210957 gene encoding uncharacterized protein At3g28850, with translation MGCATSKQEKHVCRKCREPLPSLPRSYSMHVHHLPRDETDTYHVVALTSTTLGSLKPDAFGQIYSVRDLRDQDEKEMQKDEFSMGLVEAKSWSRMIDEKLPKVVSRTPVETPPGEPETINAWELMEGLEDMSSPVHSNHRHFRSLSFSFGPNSVNSSFKHPTPNMHRNCKGSPRPLWMELEENDSDSDLDTDETSIVSGFDPDVISEIRKSLEKLPPDNLFHLKALEGEKVMDDEELDVRDFKAFSIGCKKEKVVLYFTSLRGIRKTYEDCCNVRAILKGLKIKVDERDVSMHLGFKDELKELLGDGFGRGGLPRVFVGSKYIGGAEELQKMNDEGKLEKFLGDCEKIDDQGGFGDGSVCEGCGDVRFMPCETCSGSCKIYYEADYDEYCEEEDECGFQRCPDCNENGLVRCRICCE, from the coding sequence ATGGGTTGTGCTACTTCCAAGCAAGAGAAGCATGTGTGTCGAAAATGTCGAGAGCCGCTGCCTTCGCTGCCACGGAGCTACTCGATGCACGTTCACCACTTGCCGCGGGACGAAACGGATACGTACCATGTGGTGGCTCTGACTTCCACCACATTAGGCTCGCTGAAGCCGGATGCATTCGGTCAGATTTATTCGGTTCGAGATCTTCGTGATCAAGATGAGAAGGAGATGCAAAAGGATGAGTTTTCGATGGGATTGGTCGAGGCCAAATCATGGTCGAGAATGATTGATGAGAAGTTGCCGAAAGTTGTTTCGAGAACTCCTGTTGAAACGCCGCCAGGGGAGCCTGAGACGATCAATGCTTGGGAGTTGATGGAAGGGCTTGAGGATATGAGTAGCCCTGTTCATAGTAATCATCGCCATTTTCGGAGCCTTTCGTTTAGTTTCGGGCCAAATTCTGTTAATTCATCGTTTAAGCATCCGACACCGAATATGCACAGAAATTGTAAAGGTTCACCTAGGCCTTTGTGGATGGAGTTGGAGGAAAATGATTCGGATTCTGATCTGGATACGGATGAGACATCAATTGTATCTGGTTTTGATCCCGATGTGATTTCGGAGATTAGGAAATCATTGGAGAAGTTGCCACCGGATAATTTGTTTCACCTGAAGGCGTTGGAGGGTGAGAAAGTAATGGATGATGAGGAATTAGATGTTAGGGATTTCAAGGCCTTTTCGATTGGTTGTAAAAAAGAAAAGGTTGTGTTATATTTTACGAGCCTTCGAGGGATTAGGAAGACATATGAAGATTGTTGTAATGTTAGAGCCATCTTAAAAGGGCTAAAAATTAAAGTTGATGAGAGGGATGTGTCTATGCATTTGGGGTTTAAGGACGAGTTGAAAGAGCTATTGGGGGACGGGTTTGGCAGGGGTGGTTTGCCAAGGGTGTTCGTGGGAAGTAAATACATCGGTGGAGCTGAGGAACTTCAGAAAATGAACGACGAAGGAAAGCTGGAGAAATTTTTGGGAGACTGTGAAAAGATCGATGATCAAGGTGGATTTGGCGATGGAAGCGTTTGTGAGGGGTGCGGGGATGTAAGGTTTATGCCTTGCGAGACGTGTTCAGGGAGTTGTAAGATATATTATGAAGCTGATTATGATGAATATTGCGAGGAAGAAGATGAATGCGGATTTCAGAGATGTCCTGATTGCAATGAGAACGGTCTTGTACGCTGTCGAATTTGCTGTGAATAA